One genomic segment of Impatiens glandulifera chromosome 6, dImpGla2.1, whole genome shotgun sequence includes these proteins:
- the LOC124943977 gene encoding F-box/kelch-repeat protein At3g06240-like, producing MVQLPDEILEKILCRLSVKDLFRFKCVCKSWLALISSPYFVKLHLNRSVQSKSNLSLFLSDYNLFRVDFNSLEDFEDEGFVRPVEIDYLISRYPYYDILRYPYYGISICGSCDGLLCITIHGIMKNVFLWNPSTKKSIQLPLPVSTSDNLNSWVYRFGYDNTNNDYKVVKLMFFRVRKGIKDYEIKVYSLKSNSWHSPKKFSYHPKLKSIGDSIICGAMHWISKVGSGKKRSIVAFDLGTEIYRVISLPKLSDSYYYLYLNNLEGCLSATCRYHYSSSNVDIFLLKEYGGKNEHWSKLITISQPLISLGSFYDGSFNTVKAIAYSKCEELNEVYTCMESIVPLDVPEAIPEAVPEAVPGNPILI from the exons ATGGTGCAATTACCGGATGAGATTTTAGAAAAGATTCTTTGTCGATTGTCCGTTAAGGATCTGTTCCGTTTCAAATGTGTATGTAAATCCTGGCTTGCCTTAATCAGTAGTCCCTATTTTGTCAAATTGCATTTGAACCGATCAGTTCAATCCAAGAGCAACCTTAGCCTCTTCCTGAGTGATTACAATCTCTTTAGGGTTGATTTTAATTCCCTTGAAGACTTCGAAGACGAGGGCTTTGTTCGACCGGTGGAGATTGATTACTTAATATCGAGGTATCCATATTATGACATTTTGAGGTATCCATATTATGGCATTTCGATTTGCGGTTCTTGTGATGGATTGCTTTGCATTACAATACACGGTATAATGAAAAATGTCTTCTTATGGAATCCATCAACAAAAAAGTCTATACAACTTCCTCTTCCTGTATCTACTAGTGACAATTTAAACTCATGGGTTTATCGATTTGGTTACGACAACACCAATAATGATTACAAGGTGGTGAAACTTATGTTTTTTAGAGTAAGAAAAGGCATTAAAGATTATGAAATTAAAGTTTATAGTTTGAAATCAAATTCCTGGCATAGTCCAAAGAAGTTTTCTTACCATCCGAAGTTGAAGAGCATTGGAGACTCCATAATATGTGGAGCTATGCACTGGATCTCAAAAGTGGGATCAGGAAAGAAAAGATCGATTGTTGCCTTTGATCTTGGGACAGAGATATACAGAGTAATTTCACTGCCTAAGTTAAGTGATTCttattactatttatatttgaataatttagaaGGATGTCTTTCGGCAACTTGTCGTTACCACTACTCATCATCGAATGTGGATATATTTTTGCTTAAGGAATATGGTGGGAAAAATGAACATTGGTCGAAATTGATTACAATTTCACAACCATTAATATCTTTAGGGTCCTTTTACGATGGGTCCTTTAACACTGTGAAAGCTATTGCTTATTCAAAATGTG AAGAATTAAATGAAGTATACACTTGCATGGAAAGTATTGTCCCTCTTGATGTTCCAGAAGCTATACCTGAGGCTGTACCAGAAGCTGTACCAGGCAACCCAATTCTAATATAG
- the LOC124944005 gene encoding F-box protein CPR1-like has translation MVQLPDEILEKILCRLSVKDLFRFKCVSKSWFTLISSPYFVKLHLNRSVQTKSNLSLFLRDYHLFRVDFNSLEDFKEEGFLRPVEIDYLASRYPYYEISICGSCDGLLCMSIHDIMKNVFLWNPSTKKSIQLPLPPPVSTAVSTADKLNSFVYRFGYDNTNNDYKVVKLMFFKIRESIEDYEIKVYSLKSNSWHIPKKFPYCPKLKSIGDSITCGAMHWISKVGSEKKRSIVAFDLGTEIYRVISLPELSDSYYYLYLDNLEGCLSATCSYHSSNVDIFLLKEYGGKNEHWSKLITISQPLISIGSFYTVKAIAYSKCGKKVLFLMDYERLIWYNLEDKSDEEIMFLGIEDLDEVYTCMESIVSLDVPEAVPANPNLI, from the coding sequence ATGGTGCAATTACCGGATGAGATTCTAGAAAAGATTCTTTGTCGATTATCTGTTAAAGATCTGTTCCGTTTCAAATGTGTATCTAAATCTTGGTTTACCCTAATCAGTAGCCCCTATTTTGTCAAATTGCACCTGAACCGATCAGTTCAAACCAAGAGCAACCTTAGCCTCTTCTTGAGGGATTACCATCTTTTTAGAGTTGATTTTAATTCACTCGAAGACTTCAAAGAAGAGGGCTTTCTTCGACCGGTGGAGATTGATTACTTAGCATCGAGGTATCCATATTATGAAATTTCGATTTGTGGTTCTTGTGATGGCTTGCTTTGCATGTCAATACATGATATTatgaaaaatgtatttttatggAATCCATCAACAAAAAAGTCTATACaacttcctcttcctcctcctgtATCTACTGCTGTATCTACTGCTGACAAATTAAACTCGTTTGTTTATCGATTTGGTTACGACAACACCAATAATGATTATAAGGTGGTGAAacttatgttttttaaaataagagaaaGCATTGAAGATTATGAGATTAAGGTTTATAGTTTGAAATCTAATTCCTGGCATATTCCAAAGAAGTTTCCTTATTGTCCTAAGTTGAAGAGCATTGGAGATTCCATAACATGTGGAGCTATGCACTGGATCTCAAAAGTGGGATCGGAAAAGAAAAGATCAATTGTTGCCTTTGATCTTGGGACAGAGATATACAGAGTAATTTCACTGCCCGAGTTAAGTGATTCttattactatttatatttGGATAATTTAGAAGGATGTCTTTCGGCAACTTGTAGTTACCACTCATCGAATGTGGATATATTTTTGCTTAAAGAATATGGTGGGAAGAATGAACATTGGTCGAAATTGATTACAATTTCACAACCATTAATATCTATCGGGTCCTTTTACACTGTGAAAGCTATTGCTTATTCAAAATGTGGTAAGAAAGTACTGTTTTTGATGGATTATGAGAGACTTATTTGGTATAATTTAGAAGATAAATCAGATGAGGAAATTATGTTTCTTGGTATAGAAGACTTAGATGAAGTATACACTTGCATGGAAAGTATTGTCTCTCTTGATGTTCCAGAAGCTGTACCAGCTAAcccaaatttaatataa
- the LOC124942242 gene encoding putative disease resistance protein RGA3, whose amino-acid sequence MSLSSSKVYGRDKEKKEISDENEWCRIRLSYYDLPYHLRRCFAYCSIFPKNTKIEKKNLIQMWMAHDLIPTTENQELEDSGNTIWNELCWRSFFQDQTETTCKMHDLMHDLAQYVMEGESHIIGAKSSSYVSELEIRHITVMVNKKMEKAPFRYPDKIGCDKSLQSIILYHTNFHSLNVLHEIFSDLKKYLSLRVLQVDPNVANIALRYVGYLKHLRYLDLSFSRIATLPDNICDLLNLQTLNLTWCSNLKSLPRNTKDLINLRHFYLEGCNELQYMPRGMGQLKRLKTLNLFVIGNEMDHCQLDELKELDIKGSLGIMNLERVNDTSIAKWGIIFAVKRLNINRLELKWTYERDTYEMKKRHEEMGEALDVPTTSLKALRIWNYKGVNVPKLVGKSAGSLTHLELFSLGNVKHIFPINNNMNTDDSSDDNGMVVFPLLERLEIRHMRNMTELDSPNCCSITKAFPNLCEIEIFYCPKLHTLPHFESLKILTIEGYCSDELLYSISNLSGLTHLNLHTSNRIVLFNEAQGRRLTFQSLRHMKIMWPFMLSCLVDEGVVMQLPSLQTLRISDCKELVSLGGKPSRGVMNLNSLTNLHIEDCPELTISVDEFGSLNIDSLQSLYIRNCPKLLFSEEADDVIALLRSLRARLGHRNFHVDILLQEEEEGIAEKV is encoded by the exons ATGTCTCTTTCTAGTAGTAAAGTATATGGGAGAGATAAGGAGAAGAAAGAGATTAGTGATGAGAATGAATGGTGCAGAATAAGGTTGAGTTATTATGATCTCCCTTATCATTTGAGAAGATGCTTTGCTTATTGTTCTATATTTCCTAAGAAtactaaaattgaaaaaaaaaatttgatccaaatgtggATGGCCCACGATTTAATTCCTACAACTGAAAATCAAGAGCTAGAAGATTCTGGAAATACAATTTGGAATGAGTTGTGTTGGAGATCATTTTTTCAAGACCAAACAGAGACAACATGTAAGATGCATGACCTTATGCACGATCTTGCTCAATATGTGATGGAAGGTGAAAGCCATATCATAGGTGCTAAGAGTTCAAGTTATGTTTCTGAACTAGAAATTCGTCACATAACAGTAatggttaataaaaaaatggaaaaagcACCGTTTCGTTATCCTGACAAAATAGGTTGCGATAAAAGCTTGCAATCAATAATACTATATCACACAAACTTTCATAGTTTGAATGTCTTGCACGAGATTTTTAGTGACTTGAAGAAATACCTATCTTTACGTGTCCTTCAAGTAGACCCCAATGTCGCTAATATTGCTCTACGTTACGTGGGATATCTAAAACATCTTAGATACCTAGACCTTTCCTTTAGTAGGATAGCAACGTTACCTGATAATATTTGTGATCTCTTGAACTTACAGACTCTGAACCTCACTTGGTGTAGCAACTTAAAAAGTTTGCCTAGAAATACAAAAGACTTAATTAACCTGCGACATTTTTATTTGGAGGGGTGCAATGAGTTACAATACATGCCTCGTGGGATGGGGCAATTGAAACGCCTCAAGACATTAAACTTGTTTGTGATAGGAAATGAAATGGATCATTGCCAACTAGATGAATTAAAAGAATTGGATATCAAAGGATCTTTGGGAATTATGAATCTTGAAAGAGTTAATGATACATCTATTGCAAAATGGGGGATAATTTTTGCTGTTAAAAGGTTAAATATCAATAGGTTGGAGTTAAAATGGACTTATGAGCGTGATACTTATGAGATGAAGAAAAGACATGAGGAAATGGGTGAAGCTCTTGACGTGCCGACGACGAGTCTTAAGGCGTTGAGAATATGGAATTACAAAGGTGTGAATGTCCCCAAACTAGTAGGAAAGTCAGCTGGTTCTCTAACACACCTTGAGCTGTTCAGTTTGGGAAATGTGAAGCACATATTCCCCATCAACAACAACATGAACACTGATGATAGTAGTGATGACAATGGAATGGTAGTATTCCCTTTGTTAGAGAGATTGGAGATTCGTCACATGAGGAATATGACAGAATTGGATTCTCCAAACTGTTGCAGTATCACTAAAGCATTCCCTAATCTATGCGAGATTGAGATATTTTATTGCCCAAAACTACATACATTGCCACATTTTGAATCACTCAAAATACTAACTATTGAAGGTTATTGTTCTGATGAACTGTTATATAGCATCTCAAATCTCAGTGGTCTCACACATCTGAATCTTCATACATCGAAtagaattgttttatttaatgaagCACAAGGAAGAAGATTAACTTTCCAATCTCTTCGACATATGAAGATTATGTGGCCCTTCATGTTAAGTTGTTTGGTTGATGAGGGAGTGGTAATGCAACTCCCTTCTCTGCAAACCTTACGCATTTCAGATTGTAAGGAATTAGTGTCTCTTGGAGGAAAACCGAGTAGAGGTGTCATGAACCTCAACTCTCTCACAAATTTGCATATTGAGGATTGCCCCGAGTTGACGATATCAGTGGATGAATTTGGAAGCCTCAATATAGATTCACTTCAGAGCTTGTATATCAGGAATTGTCCTAAGTTGCTGTTCTCAGAAGAAGCAGACGATGTTATCGCACTTTTACGTTCCCTTCGAGCAAGACTTGGTCATAGAAACTTCCATGTAGATATCCTATtgcaagaggaagaggaagggatTGCAGAAAAG GTATGA
- the LOC124942947 gene encoding F-box protein CPR1-like: MSITFHQVLRDLTLAVPVMNSSTRKSIKLPYDNTNEDFPKRRFHRLSYKYRIAYDYNTNEDYKVVRIGVLYGRRKIVEYEFKVYSLRQNSWRRLDKFAHYPNWKSIRDSIVGGALHWISSKEDLLVVFDLGTEIYRIIPQPKYRGSYDYIYLDNLEGCLSLSYHYELSTVDLFLLKKYGGKNEHWLRPTNFFNKIYSPVKPIFYSKSDKQVVIALGGSRLILYNLEEKSVEEVMTHGVLGSGLIDLHI, from the exons ATGTCAATTACATTCCATCAAGTTTTGAGGGATTTGACCTTGGCGGTTCCTGTAATG AATTCATCAACCAGAAAGTCTATAAAATTACCATACGATAATACTAATGAAGATTTCCCAAAAAGAAGATTTCACCGTTTATCGTATAAGTATCGAATTGCTTACGATTATAACACTAATGAAGATTACAAGGTGGTAAGAATTGGGGTTCTCTATGGTAGAAGAAAAATTGTCGAATATGAGTTTAAGGTTTATAGTTTGAGACAAAATTCGTGGCGTAGGCTAGATAAGTTTGCTCACTATCCGAATTGGAAGAGCATTAGAGATTCCATAGTTGGTGGAGCTCTACACTGGATCTCCTCAAAGGAAGACTTGCTTGTTGTCTTTGATCTTGGGACAGAGATATACAGAATAATTCCACAGCCGAAGTACCGCGGTTCTTAtgactatatatatttggataatTTAGAAGGATGTCTTTCTTTAAGTTATCATTACGAATTATCAACTGTGGATTTGTTTTTGCTGAAGAAATATGGCGGGAAGAATGAACATTGGTTGAGAccaacaaatttttttaataagatttataGCCCTGTGAaacctattttttattcaaagaGTGATAAACAAGTAGTGATTGCCTTGGGTGGTTCGAGacttattttgtataatttagaAGAGAAGTCAGTTGAGGAAGTTATGACTCATGGTGTGCTAGGAAGTGGATTAATCGACCTACACATCTGA
- the LOC124942948 gene encoding putative disease resistance protein RGA3, translated as MVDAALISGLLSNLAPLIKDEFSVFWNFKREVQNLSSTLSAINAVLEDAERKILREKDKQTEDWLRKLKNVLYEVRGIMDECTFEDLRLQVNKRNASSSTQIQVTNLITHPFSTTKMRHKIGHKIKDVQEKLDQISSERQKLHLHESINDSKIVKFTSSWRETMSLSSSRKVYGRDKEKKEIIDILLNKSSACVATELSVLPIVGMGGLGKTTLAQMVFNDNKVSKHFDTKFWVCVSDEFDIKLVIKSILEEKGEACLQELQKKVRDKLKGRRYLIVLDDVWNENVEAWDQLRSILDCESNGAFIITTTRKRNVAKIMETIQHFELSSLSEDDCWLLFEERAFEHGKPKHPNLINIGKEIARKCKGVPLVAKTLGSQLGFSEDEKEWCRIRDSEIWEISENEKSIMPILRLSYYDLPYHLRRCFVFCAIFPKDTKIMKEILIQLWMAHDLIPPVKKQEVEDVGNIIWKELCWRSFFQDEKENTYGYDRVYTTCNMHDLIHDLAQSVMIDECYTMNAKKSSDGLGREIHHVTIMIDQLDKTSVKTVVCSLKKIGGLQSIMLDGRDDDGNVTKEILNVLEKLPLLRVLEVRRHLKFKYIPHVQLAHEDLRYVGCLKHLKYLDISFSLITTLPNSICDLLNLRTLKLESCYNLESLPRNTKDLISLRHLYLEGCDGLKYMPRGMGQLKQLKTLSLFVISEKIDHCQLDELKELDIGGSLRIKNLERVSDVSIARGISMAKMLNISNLELNWGFIYAFDADGQEKIGELLEVSTGRLKILKMRGYKGVNLPKWVAKSYPSLICLELNGLDNVSTIASSSHANEMIVVFPLLEKLVIDEMKNLSELVPGSCWSPGAFPNLHTLKISYCPKLGALPPHLKSLKDVTVKGECSNELFYSISNLSALTKLHLYKMDERSVLFGAGYMFANDEMPSSSSSSSNNNNEAQLGGGGVRSTFQSLQSLNIWWCKKLRRLFDSGMIMEEEKQQKHHHHLQAGQTERTRGLMNSLTELHIRNCPELMISVEEFGNLNSLQSLTIENCPKLLVSSEEADDVMAFLRSLRTRLDPGNFYTDFIIKE; from the coding sequence ATGGTTGATGCAGCTCTAATTAGTGGTTTGCTTTCAAATTTGGCACCTCTCATTAAGGATGAATTCTCGGTGTTTTGGAATTTTAAGAGGGAGGTTCAAAATCTATCGAGCACGCTATCTGCAATTAATGCTGTACTTGAGGATGCTGAGAGAAAAATCTTGCGGGAGAAAGACAAACAAACAGAAGATTGGTTGCGAAAACTAAAAAATGTATTGTATGAAGTTCGGGGCATCATGGATGAATGCACCTTTGAAGATCTTCGTCTTCAAGTCAACAAACGTAATGCCTCCTCTTCAACCCAAATCCAGGTAACCAACCTTATCACCCATCCTTTTAGCACTACTAAGATGCGTCACAAAATTGGTCACAAAATTAAGGATGTTCAAGAGAAACTAGACCAAATTTCTTCAGAGCGCCAAAAGTTACATTTGCATGAATCTATTAATGACTCAAAAATAGTCAAGTTTACTAGTAGTTGGCGTGAAACCATGTCTCTTTCTAGTTCTAGGAAAGTATATGGGAGAGataaagagaagaaagagattATTGATATTCTACTCAATAAATCTAGTGCTTGTGTTGCTACAGAACTATCTGTTCTGCCCATTGTTGGAATGGGGGGTCTGGGTAAAACAACACTTGCCCAAATGGTATTCAATGACAACAAGGTTTCTAAGCATTTTGATACCAAATTCTGGGTTTGTGTTTCTGATGAATTTGATATTAAGTTGGTTATCAAATCCATCCTAGAAGAAAAGGGAGAAGCTTGCTTACAAGAATTACAGAAAAAAGTTAGAGATAAGCTGAAAGGGAGGAGATACTTGATTGTATTGGATGATGTTTGGAATGAAAACGTGGAGGCATGGGATCAGCTTAGATCTATATTAGATTGTGAATCAAATGGTGCGTTCATAATTACCACGACACGTAAAAGAAATGTGGCAAAAATCATGGAAACGATTCAACATTTTGAATTATCGTCGCTCTCCGAAGATGATTGCTGGCTACTATTCGAAGAACGTGCATTTGAGCATGGAAAACCAAAACATCCGAACTTAATTAATATTGGTAAGGAAATAGCTAGAAAATGTAAGGGTGTTCCTTTAGTCGCCAAGACATTGGGAAGTCAATTGGGGTTTAGTGAGGACGAAAAAGAATGGTGTAGAATAAGAGATAGTGAGATATGGGAAATATCcgaaaatgaaaaatctatcaTGCCTATTCTAAGGTTGAGTTACTATGACCTCCCTTATCATTTGAGAAGATGTTTTGTATTTTGTGCTATATTTCCCAAGGATACtaaaattatgaaagaaataTTGATCCAATTGTGGATGGCCCATGATTTAATTCCTCCCGTTAAAAAGCAAGAAGTTGAAGATGTTGGGAATATAATTTGGAAGGAGTTGTGTTGGAGATCTTTTTTTCAAGATGAAAAAGAGAACACATATGGGTATGATAGAGTTTATACAACATGTAATATGCACGATCTTATACACGATCTTGCCCAATCTGTTATGATAGATGAATGTTATACTATGAATGCTAAGAAATCAAGTGATGGTTTAGGACGTGAAATTCATCATGTAACAATAATGATTGATCAGTTAGATAAAACATCAGTCAAAACAGTTGTTTGTTCTCTTAAGAAAATAGGAGGGTTGCAATCAATAATGCTTGATGGCAGAGATGATGATGGAAATGTCACAAAGGAGATTTTGAATGTCTTGGAGAAACTTCCGTTATTACGTGTCCTTGAAGTAAGACGccatttgaaatttaaatatatacctCATGTGCAACTTGCACATGAAGATTTGCGTTATGTGGGATGTCTAAAACATCTTAAATACTTAGACATTTCCTTTAGTCTAATAACAACGTTGCCTAATAGTATTTGTGATCTCTTAAACTTACGGACTTTGAAACTCGAATCTTGTTATAACCTTGAAAGTTTGCCCAGAAATACGAAAGACCTTATTAGCCTACGACATCTTTATTTGGAGGGTTGTGATGGATTAAAATATATGCCTAGAGGGATGGGGCAATTAAAACAACTCAAGACGTTAAGCTTGTTTGTGATAAGCGAAAAAATAGATCACTGCCAACTAGATGAATTAAAAGAATTAGATATCGGGGGATCATTGAGAATTAAGAACCTCGAAAGAGTCAGTGATGTATCTATTGCAAGAGGGATAAGTATGGCTAAAATGTTGAATATCAGTAACTTGGAGTTGAATTGGGGTTTTATATATGCTTTTGATGCTGATGGACAAGAGAAAATAGGCGAACTTCTAGAGGTTTCAACTGGGAGGCTGAAGATATTGAAAATGCGAGGTTACAAAGGTGTGAATCTCCCTAAATGGGTGGCAAAGTCATATCCTTCTCTAATATGCCTTGAGCTTAATGGCTTGGACAATGTGAGTACTATTGCTAGTAGTAGTCATGCCAATGAAATGATAGTAGTATTCCCTTTGTTAGAGAAACTTGTTAttgatgaaatgaagaatttgaGTGAATTGGTGCCGGGTAGCTGTTGGAGTCCCGGAGCATTCCCTAATCTACACACGCTGAAGATATCCTACTGCCCAAAGCTAGGGGCCTTGCCACCTCATCTCAAATCACTCAAGGATGTAACTGTTAAAGGTGAATGTTCGAATGAGTTGTTTTATAGCATCTCAAATCTTAGTGCTCTCACTAAGCTCCATCTTTATAAGATGGATGAAAGAAGTGTTTTATTTGGAGCTGGTTATATGTTTGCTAATGATGAGATGCCATCATCATCGTCATCGtcaagtaataataataatgaagcaCAATTAGGAGGAGGAGGAGTACGCTCAACTTTCCAGTCTCTTCAATCTCTGAATATCTGGTGGTGCAAGAAGTTAAGGCGTTTGTTTGATTCGGGAATGATAATGGAAGAAGAGAAGCAACaaaagcatcatcatcatcttcaagcTGGACAAACAGAAAGAACAAGAGGTCTCATGAACTCTCTCACGGAATTGCATATTCGTAATTGTCCGGAGTTGATGATATCAGTTGAGGAATTTGGAAACCTCAATTCACTACAGAGTTTGACTATTGAGAATTGTCCTAAGTTGTTGGTGTCTTCAGAAGAAGCGGACGATGTTATGGCATTCCTACGTTCCCTTCGAACCAGACTTGATCCTGGGAATTTCTATACAGATTTCATCATAAAGGAATAG